In Amycolatopsis endophytica, the following are encoded in one genomic region:
- a CDS encoding helix-turn-helix domain-containing protein — translation MTTVKTLLEIPELRMRLRTGAGALGREVSRIYVTELPDPSRYVSAGEVVLSGLLWWRGPGDAGPFVAALARAGVAALAASGADTGGIPQDVVHACAQHRIPLLEVPPDLSFAVITERVVLELAAARGREPGGARKRLLSAATEDVSLPALLRQGAIELGAPCWVLSGTGRLVAGTAEPPGGDLVANFVPGQEVSVHDGCAVLPVGGSFAVPWLLAVGHPEPGALAGELAELVRLARARLDQVRRMSGRSAEPLLHAVAEGGPVAEAFAASGLPEDAEIHVLLARAPDDGAALAADVLAELVAEARPVVGAVGEDAYALVVEPGNWMGAAADALAQADRLISLSRFHLGSGGPASVDGLRGAAQEARHAVELAGRRGGRIELVAGEDIAVHQLLAAGAPDELRRTVRARVLGPLLAYDAAQGTDLVHTVRVYLECSSSPTVAARALHVHVNTLRYRIARASELLGVDLNDFVTQVDVYLALLVTV, via the coding sequence ATGACGACCGTGAAAACTCTGCTGGAGATCCCGGAACTGCGGATGCGGCTGCGCACCGGTGCCGGGGCGCTCGGCCGCGAGGTCTCCCGGATCTACGTGACCGAACTGCCCGACCCGAGCCGCTACGTCTCGGCGGGCGAGGTCGTGCTGAGCGGACTGCTGTGGTGGCGCGGACCGGGCGACGCCGGACCGTTCGTCGCCGCGCTGGCGCGGGCAGGGGTCGCCGCGCTCGCCGCGTCCGGTGCGGACACCGGCGGTATCCCGCAGGACGTGGTGCACGCGTGCGCGCAGCACCGCATCCCGCTGCTGGAGGTGCCGCCCGACCTGTCGTTCGCGGTGATCACCGAGCGCGTGGTGCTGGAGCTGGCCGCGGCGCGCGGACGGGAGCCGGGTGGTGCCCGCAAGCGCTTGCTGTCGGCCGCCACCGAGGACGTCTCGCTGCCCGCGCTGCTGCGGCAGGGCGCGATCGAACTGGGTGCGCCGTGCTGGGTGCTGTCCGGAACGGGACGGCTGGTCGCCGGGACAGCGGAACCACCGGGCGGCGATCTGGTGGCGAACTTCGTGCCGGGACAGGAAGTTTCCGTGCACGACGGGTGCGCGGTGCTGCCGGTGGGCGGAAGCTTCGCGGTGCCGTGGCTGCTGGCCGTCGGGCATCCCGAACCGGGCGCGCTGGCGGGCGAACTCGCCGAACTGGTGCGTCTCGCCCGCGCACGACTGGACCAGGTGCGGCGGATGTCGGGCCGTTCCGCGGAACCGTTGCTGCACGCGGTGGCCGAAGGCGGCCCGGTCGCGGAGGCGTTCGCCGCGTCCGGTCTGCCCGAGGACGCCGAGATCCACGTGCTGCTGGCCCGCGCGCCCGACGACGGGGCGGCGCTGGCGGCCGACGTGCTGGCCGAACTGGTCGCCGAAGCACGTCCGGTGGTCGGTGCCGTCGGGGAGGACGCGTACGCGCTGGTGGTGGAGCCGGGGAACTGGATGGGCGCGGCGGCCGATGCACTGGCACAGGCGGACCGGCTGATCTCACTGTCACGGTTCCACCTGGGTTCGGGCGGACCGGCGTCGGTGGACGGTCTGCGTGGCGCGGCACAGGAGGCCCGGCACGCGGTGGAGCTGGCCGGGCGGCGCGGCGGGCGGATCGAACTGGTGGCGGGCGAGGACATCGCCGTGCACCAGCTCCTCGCCGCCGGCGCCCCCGACGAGCTGCGGCGGACGGTGCGCGCGCGAGTGCTGGGGCCGCTGCTCGCCTACGACGCCGCGCAGGGCACGGACCTCGTGCACACCGTGCGGGTGTACCTCGAGTGCTCCAGCTCGCCGACGGTCGCGGCGCGGGCACTGCACGTCCACGTCAACACGTTGCGGTACCGGATCGCGCGGGCTTCGGAGCTGCTGGGCGTGGACCTGAACGACTTCGTCACGCAGGTCGACGTGTACCTCGCCCTGCTGGTTACCGTCTAA
- a CDS encoding alpha/beta fold hydrolase: MEEFETSSGTVRWSRTGSGSPVVLLHGTPFSSFVWRDIAAALAGRHEVFVWDMPGYGRSEMRNGQDVSLGAQGAVFAALLEHWGLESPSVVAHDFGGAVALRAHLLHGARYRRLALVDAVAVAPWGSPFFRLVRENAAVFEQLPPHLHAALVREYVGTASGCGLRADVLDALVAPWLGETGQAAFYRQIAQADERYTDEIEPLLGSMDLPVRVCWGEADSWLPVERGEALATRIPGASLQRFPGAGHLLQEDAPAKLTAVLADFLA, from the coding sequence ATGGAGGAGTTCGAGACGTCGAGCGGAACCGTGCGCTGGTCGCGGACCGGCTCGGGTTCGCCCGTGGTCCTGCTGCACGGCACGCCGTTTTCGTCGTTCGTGTGGCGCGACATCGCGGCCGCGCTGGCCGGGCGGCACGAGGTGTTCGTGTGGGACATGCCGGGGTACGGGCGATCCGAGATGCGCAACGGGCAGGACGTGTCACTGGGGGCGCAGGGCGCGGTCTTCGCTGCGCTGCTGGAGCACTGGGGCTTGGAGTCGCCGTCGGTGGTCGCGCACGACTTCGGCGGCGCGGTCGCGTTGCGGGCACACCTGCTGCACGGCGCCCGGTACCGGCGGCTCGCCCTCGTGGACGCCGTCGCGGTCGCCCCGTGGGGTTCGCCGTTCTTCCGCCTCGTGCGCGAGAACGCGGCGGTGTTCGAGCAGTTGCCGCCCCACCTGCACGCGGCGCTGGTACGCGAGTACGTCGGCACCGCTTCGGGATGCGGTCTGCGCGCGGACGTGCTGGACGCGCTGGTGGCGCCGTGGCTCGGCGAGACCGGCCAGGCGGCGTTCTACCGGCAGATCGCCCAGGCCGACGAGCGCTACACCGACGAGATCGAGCCGCTGCTGGGTTCGATGGACCTGCCGGTGCGGGTGTGCTGGGGCGAGGCGGACTCGTGGCTGCCGGTCGAGCGCGGCGAGGCACTGGCGACCCGCATCCCGGGCGCCTCCCTGCAGCGGTTCCCCGGCGCCGGGCACCTGCTGCAGGAAGACGCTCCCGCGAAGCTCACCGCTGTCCTGGCGGACTTCCTCGCCTGA
- a CDS encoding DMT family transporter yields MAAANTTARAWLVLLLAGVFEVGYALSVGGSQGFTVLSWSLVAGVFFLLTLFALSLALRTIDVGIAYAVWAGIGAVGAALLGPLFFAETLTPAKAFWLAVIIGGVVWLKLADRPAPVRRGSPPGQR; encoded by the coding sequence ATGGCCGCCGCGAACACCACCGCCCGGGCCTGGCTCGTGCTCCTCCTCGCCGGAGTCTTCGAGGTCGGCTACGCCCTTTCCGTGGGAGGCAGCCAGGGCTTCACGGTGCTCTCCTGGTCGCTCGTCGCGGGCGTCTTCTTTCTCCTGACACTGTTCGCCCTGAGCCTCGCCCTGCGCACCATCGACGTCGGTATCGCCTATGCGGTGTGGGCCGGGATCGGCGCCGTCGGAGCCGCACTGCTCGGCCCGCTCTTCTTCGCCGAGACCCTCACCCCGGCCAAGGCCTTCTGGCTGGCCGTGATCATCGGCGGTGTCGTGTGGCTCAAGCTCGCCGACCGCCCGGCCCCGGTCAGGCGAGGAAGTCCGCCAGGACAGCGGTGA
- a CDS encoding DMT family transporter, giving the protein MHWLYLGIAVVFEITVAVSAGKAQGFTRPGWTAATLVSGGIATYLLSLALLTFDVGVGYAIWTSVAGVGIVVLGAVLFGQRLDWRKLLGIVAVIAGVAGLQLTGAA; this is encoded by the coding sequence ATGCACTGGCTCTACCTCGGCATCGCCGTGGTCTTCGAGATCACCGTCGCCGTCTCCGCGGGCAAGGCCCAGGGCTTCACCCGGCCCGGCTGGACCGCCGCCACGCTCGTCAGCGGCGGAATCGCCACCTACCTCCTCAGCCTGGCGCTGCTGACCTTCGACGTCGGCGTCGGTTACGCGATCTGGACCTCCGTGGCCGGCGTCGGGATCGTCGTCCTCGGCGCCGTCCTCTTCGGCCAGCGGCTCGACTGGCGCAAGCTCCTCGGCATCGTCGCCGTCATCGCCGGGGTCGCCGGTCTCCAGCTCACCGGAGCGGCGTGA
- a CDS encoding MerR family transcriptional regulator, translated as MRIGELADAGGVSTRSLRYYEEQGLIRSRRTPGGWRDFDGSMVERVVLIQHLFAAGLSSTTINELLPCLEAPPEERTGALEQLLAQEVERLETKRRDIDRELDTLRALRTETALPGTQPRKRV; from the coding sequence ATGCGCATCGGTGAACTCGCGGACGCCGGCGGCGTCAGCACGCGGTCCCTGCGGTACTACGAGGAGCAGGGGCTCATCCGCTCCAGGCGCACGCCCGGCGGGTGGCGTGACTTCGACGGTTCCATGGTCGAACGGGTCGTCCTGATCCAGCACCTGTTCGCCGCGGGACTGAGCAGCACCACCATCAACGAGCTGCTCCCCTGCCTGGAGGCACCGCCCGAGGAGCGCACCGGCGCCCTCGAGCAGTTGCTCGCCCAGGAGGTCGAACGCCTGGAGACCAAGCGACGCGACATCGACCGCGAACTCGACACGCTGCGGGCTCTGCGCACCGAAACGGCGTTGCCCGGCACTCAGCCGCGGAAGCGGGTGTAG
- a CDS encoding DUF6986 family protein, whose protein sequence is MDGRLTGDVYAGIDARLSEVDARVESRYPGEPAGRQPVHTVYVPAHRYVPGLVARWGEQARAVFDSDGAALGLDPAVAERVRRKLVTEPVEDLRIDFEDGYGSPGDSAEDDAALACGRVLAENPATPFSGIRFKSFERATRRRGIRTLDLFLSGLLEHGKLPAGFVVTLPKVTAVEQVGAAAEVLGHLETAYSLPARTLRFEVQIETSQSIVDGDGRIAVARIVQAAEGRCSGLHYGTYDYSAGLGIAAGYQSMEHPAADFAKSFMQVSAAGTGVRLSDGSTNRLPVAQALVPAWREHLRLVRRSLERGFYQGWDLHPHQLPTRFAATYGFFRDGLAAAAGRLRDYAARVDSGVLDEPATARALAGFLLRGLDCGAVAGDELTGLTRTQLESYTRFRG, encoded by the coding sequence GTGGACGGCAGGCTCACCGGGGACGTCTACGCGGGCATCGACGCCCGGCTGTCCGAAGTGGACGCGCGCGTCGAGTCCCGCTACCCCGGTGAGCCCGCCGGTCGGCAGCCGGTGCACACGGTCTACGTGCCGGCGCACCGGTATGTTCCCGGCCTGGTCGCGCGCTGGGGCGAGCAGGCGCGGGCGGTGTTCGACTCGGACGGCGCGGCGCTGGGGCTCGATCCGGCGGTCGCGGAACGGGTGCGGCGCAAGCTGGTCACCGAGCCGGTCGAGGACCTGCGCATCGACTTCGAGGACGGCTACGGGAGCCCCGGCGACTCCGCGGAGGACGACGCGGCGTTGGCTTGCGGGCGAGTGCTGGCCGAAAACCCGGCGACGCCGTTCTCCGGTATCCGGTTCAAGAGCTTCGAGCGCGCGACCCGGCGGCGCGGCATCCGGACCCTGGACCTGTTCCTGTCCGGCCTGCTGGAGCACGGGAAGCTGCCCGCCGGGTTCGTCGTCACGCTGCCGAAGGTGACGGCGGTGGAGCAGGTCGGCGCGGCCGCCGAGGTGCTGGGGCACCTGGAGACGGCGTACTCGCTGCCCGCCCGAACGCTGCGGTTCGAGGTGCAGATCGAAACCTCGCAGTCCATCGTGGACGGTGACGGCCGGATCGCGGTGGCCCGGATCGTGCAGGCCGCCGAAGGGCGCTGCAGCGGGCTGCACTACGGCACCTACGACTACAGCGCCGGTCTCGGCATCGCCGCGGGGTACCAGAGCATGGAGCACCCGGCGGCCGATTTCGCGAAGTCGTTCATGCAGGTCAGCGCGGCGGGAACGGGCGTGCGGCTCTCCGACGGCTCGACGAACAGGCTTCCGGTGGCTCAGGCGCTGGTCCCGGCGTGGCGCGAGCATCTGCGCCTCGTCCGGCGGTCCCTGGAGCGCGGCTTCTACCAGGGCTGGGACCTGCACCCGCACCAGTTGCCCACCCGCTTCGCCGCGACGTACGGCTTCTTCCGCGACGGACTGGCGGCGGCCGCCGGCCGGCTCCGGGACTACGCGGCGCGGGTGGACAGCGGAGTGCTCGACGAGCCCGCGACCGCGCGGGCGTTGGCGGGTTTCCTGTTGCGCGGCCTGGACTGCGGCGCCGTCGCCGGGGACGAGCTCACCGGCCTGACCCGCACGCAGTTGGAGTCCTACACCCGCTTCCGCGGCTGA
- the aceB gene encoding malate synthase A: protein MADVQVLGGSVERGDEILTPEALDFLAGLHQNFAARRDELLAARAKRREEAKRTGRLDFLPETREIREGDWQVAEAPPALRDRRVEITGPTERKMTINALNSGAKVWLADFEDANTPHWGNVVGGQVNLHDAIRGTIELDSNGKHYALKEGIEHATIVVRPRGWHLDEHNLTFDGRKGVGALVDFGLYFFHNVRALLAGDKGPYFYLPKMESHLEARLWNDVFSHAEKELGIEHGTVRATVLIETIPAAFEMEEILYELREHASGLNAGRWDYLFSVIKYFRDAGEKFVLPDRNSVTMTAPFMRAYTELLVRTCHKRGAFAIGGMAAFIPSKDPEVNENASKKVHADKAREANDGFDGSWVAHPGMVGLCKEEFDKVLGDKPNQLDRLREDVSVTADQLLDVAATEGGATEAGLRAAVDVGVRYIASWLGGNGAAGIHNLMEDAATAEISRSQIWQWVQNGTQLDNGQKVTRELVRSVLDEVRKELDGEVPADLLNPAVEVFEEVALADEFVDFLTLPAYERIK, encoded by the coding sequence ATGGCTGACGTCCAGGTGCTCGGCGGCTCCGTCGAGCGAGGCGACGAGATCCTGACCCCGGAGGCGCTGGACTTCCTCGCCGGGCTGCACCAGAACTTCGCGGCCCGCCGTGACGAGCTGCTCGCAGCACGCGCGAAGCGGCGTGAGGAGGCCAAGCGCACCGGCCGACTGGACTTCCTCCCCGAGACCAGGGAGATCCGCGAGGGCGACTGGCAGGTCGCCGAGGCGCCGCCCGCCCTGCGTGACCGCCGCGTCGAGATCACCGGCCCGACCGAGCGCAAGATGACGATCAACGCCCTCAACTCGGGCGCCAAGGTGTGGCTGGCCGACTTCGAGGACGCCAACACCCCGCACTGGGGCAACGTCGTCGGCGGCCAGGTCAATCTGCACGACGCGATCCGCGGCACCATCGAGCTGGACTCGAACGGCAAGCACTACGCCCTCAAGGAGGGCATCGAGCACGCCACCATCGTCGTGCGGCCCCGCGGCTGGCACCTCGACGAGCACAACCTGACCTTCGACGGCCGCAAGGGCGTCGGCGCGCTGGTCGACTTCGGGCTGTACTTCTTCCACAACGTCCGCGCGCTGCTTGCGGGCGACAAGGGGCCCTACTTCTACCTGCCGAAGATGGAGAGCCACCTCGAAGCGCGGCTGTGGAACGACGTGTTCAGCCACGCTGAGAAGGAGCTGGGCATCGAGCACGGCACCGTGCGCGCCACCGTCCTGATCGAGACCATCCCGGCCGCGTTCGAGATGGAGGAGATCCTCTACGAGCTGCGCGAGCACGCCTCGGGTCTCAACGCGGGGCGCTGGGACTACCTGTTCAGCGTCATCAAGTACTTCCGCGACGCGGGCGAGAAGTTCGTGCTGCCCGACCGCAACAGCGTCACCATGACCGCGCCGTTCATGCGCGCCTACACCGAACTGCTGGTGCGCACCTGCCACAAGCGCGGCGCGTTCGCGATCGGCGGCATGGCCGCGTTCATCCCGAGCAAGGACCCCGAGGTCAACGAGAACGCCTCGAAGAAGGTCCACGCCGACAAGGCGCGCGAGGCGAACGACGGGTTCGACGGTTCGTGGGTCGCGCACCCGGGCATGGTCGGGCTGTGCAAGGAGGAGTTCGACAAGGTCCTCGGCGACAAGCCGAACCAGCTCGACCGGCTGCGTGAGGACGTGTCGGTGACCGCCGACCAGCTGCTCGACGTCGCGGCCACCGAGGGTGGCGCCACCGAGGCCGGCCTGCGTGCCGCGGTCGACGTCGGCGTGCGCTACATCGCGTCCTGGCTGGGCGGCAACGGCGCGGCGGGCATCCACAACTTGATGGAGGACGCCGCGACCGCGGAGATCTCGCGATCGCAGATCTGGCAGTGGGTGCAGAACGGCACACAGCTCGACAACGGCCAGAAGGTCACGCGTGAGCTGGTCCGGTCGGTGCTGGACGAGGTGCGCAAGGAGCTCGACGGCGAGGTTCCCGCCGACCTGCTGAACCCGGCCGTCGAGGTGTTCGAGGAGGTCGCGCTCGCCGACGAGTTCGTCGACTTCCTCACGCTGCCCGCGTACGAGCGGATCAAGTAG
- a CDS encoding IclR family transcriptional regulator has protein sequence MAEEKVGRDGGVQSLRRAFELLERLADTGGEASLSELAATSGLPMPTIHRLIRTLVQLGYVRQNTNRRYALGARLIRLGENASMQFGTWARPLLAELVEATGETANLAVLERDEVVYVSQVPSKHSMRMFTEVGRRVLPHGTGVGKAILSQLPAEDVRALLERTGMPAFTTHTFTDADALLAHLAQVAAEGYAVDESEQELGVRCIAVPLTGTPAPAAVSVSGPEGRLTKDAVSRIAPLVQATAATLSTHLAESA, from the coding sequence GTGGCCGAGGAGAAGGTGGGACGCGACGGCGGGGTCCAGTCACTGCGGCGTGCCTTCGAGCTGCTCGAACGGCTGGCCGACACCGGGGGCGAGGCGAGCCTGTCGGAGCTGGCGGCCACGTCGGGGCTGCCGATGCCCACGATCCACCGGCTGATCCGCACGCTCGTGCAGCTCGGTTACGTCCGGCAGAACACCAACCGGAGGTATGCCCTGGGCGCGCGTCTCATCCGGTTGGGCGAGAACGCGAGCATGCAGTTCGGCACCTGGGCACGCCCACTGCTGGCCGAACTGGTCGAGGCGACCGGTGAGACGGCGAACCTGGCGGTCCTGGAGCGGGACGAGGTGGTCTACGTGTCGCAGGTGCCGTCGAAGCACTCGATGCGGATGTTCACCGAGGTCGGCCGCCGGGTGCTGCCGCACGGGACGGGTGTCGGGAAGGCGATCCTGTCGCAGCTGCCCGCCGAGGACGTGCGCGCGCTGCTGGAGCGGACGGGCATGCCCGCGTTCACCACCCACACCTTCACCGACGCCGACGCGCTACTCGCACACCTGGCGCAGGTCGCGGCCGAGGGCTACGCGGTCGACGAGAGCGAACAGGAACTGGGAGTCCGCTGCATCGCCGTCCCGCTGACCGGCACACCGGCCCCCGCGGCGGTCTCGGTGTCCGGCCCCGAGGGTCGTCTGACGAAGGACGCGGTCTCCCGGATCGCCCCACTGGTCCAGGCCACCGCAGCGACGCTGTCGACACACCTGGCGGAAAGCGCCTGA
- a CDS encoding DUF4333 domain-containing protein, which produces MIRTALVACVATFLLTGCSVQVGTVGSLSQETVEQGISDALLTEIGHRPDGVDCPDPLDAKAGKSTRCVLTDQGMRVGVTATVTDVQGGTANYHVQVDNEPLPSSGWFG; this is translated from the coding sequence ATGATCCGCACCGCGCTCGTCGCGTGTGTCGCCACGTTCCTGCTCACCGGGTGCTCGGTGCAGGTCGGGACGGTCGGCTCACTGAGCCAGGAGACCGTCGAGCAGGGCATTTCAGACGCCTTGTTGACGGAGATCGGTCACCGGCCGGACGGGGTCGACTGCCCGGATCCACTGGACGCGAAGGCGGGCAAGAGCACGCGGTGCGTGCTGACCGACCAGGGCATGCGCGTCGGTGTCACGGCGACGGTCACCGACGTCCAAGGCGGCACCGCGAACTACCACGTCCAGGTCGACAACGAGCCCTTGCCGTCCAGCGGCTGGTTCGGCTGA
- a CDS encoding YbaB/EbfC family nucleoid-associated protein — protein sequence MSEFAQQLLRRIEAIDTAAADSRRRAEVYQRMSGELKDVSAKAVSPDGAVTVVAGAGGEVKTLLFSDRIREVTPAALAAMVMHTLGVARAAAARQQAEVVRRGLGDTEHLDRVLDADEKTFGDERPAHPGPAPVPVPRHEEEPAGPADRLFDEQPPVPPAPAPAPVPIPVPPRAPVTRRPAARDDEPFEETDLFADGGR from the coding sequence ATGAGCGAGTTCGCCCAGCAGTTGTTGCGCCGCATCGAGGCGATCGACACGGCCGCTGCCGACAGCCGGCGCCGCGCCGAGGTCTATCAACGGATGAGCGGCGAGCTGAAGGATGTCAGCGCGAAGGCGGTGTCGCCCGACGGGGCGGTCACGGTCGTCGCCGGAGCGGGCGGCGAGGTCAAGACCTTGCTGTTCAGCGACCGGATCCGCGAGGTGACGCCCGCGGCGTTGGCTGCCATGGTCATGCACACCCTCGGTGTCGCCAGGGCGGCCGCGGCCAGGCAACAGGCGGAGGTCGTGCGGCGCGGGCTCGGCGACACCGAGCACCTCGACCGTGTGCTCGACGCGGACGAGAAGACGTTCGGTGACGAGCGGCCCGCTCATCCGGGTCCGGCGCCGGTCCCGGTCCCCCGGCATGAGGAGGAGCCGGCCGGGCCCGCCGACCGGCTGTTCGACGAGCAGCCTCCCGTTCCGCCGGCCCCGGCCCCGGCCCCGGTTCCGATTCCGGTGCCGCCTCGCGCTCCGGTGACGCGTCGTCCGGCGGCCCGGGACGACGAGCCCTTCGAGGAGACGGACCTCTTCGCGGACGGTGGCCGGTGA
- a CDS encoding putative T7SS-secreted protein, translated as MAAGLGQSTNPKDLIPGEPESIANDLRELVSGIDQIGVTGDGLGALTPAQWSGAAAEAFRAAFGAEPPRWLETANLLGRGGQSLADFGDALTWAQSEAQRAIEMYTEAQAASRTAAAQYDEQSALAQAAGRILAPFQDPGASLAREAQSVLDYARSHVAEIGGLVAAAFDMEPDGEGGFTKDPQRQES; from the coding sequence ATGGCCGCCGGACTCGGACAGTCGACCAACCCCAAGGACCTCATTCCCGGCGAGCCGGAGTCGATCGCGAACGACCTCCGCGAGCTGGTCTCCGGCATCGACCAGATCGGCGTCACCGGCGACGGCCTCGGTGCCCTCACGCCGGCGCAGTGGAGCGGCGCGGCGGCCGAGGCATTCCGGGCGGCGTTCGGTGCGGAGCCGCCCCGGTGGCTGGAGACGGCGAACCTCCTCGGCCGCGGCGGCCAGTCGCTCGCCGACTTCGGCGACGCGCTGACCTGGGCGCAGTCCGAGGCGCAGCGCGCCATCGAGATGTACACCGAGGCACAGGCGGCCTCGCGGACCGCGGCAGCGCAGTACGACGAGCAGTCCGCGCTGGCACAGGCCGCGGGTCGGATTCTGGCGCCGTTCCAGGATCCGGGCGCCTCACTCGCGCGGGAAGCCCAGTCGGTGCTCGACTACGCGCGCTCCCACGTCGCCGAGATCGGGGGGCTGGTGGCGGCTGCGTTCGACATGGAGCCCGACGGCGAAGGCGGATTCACCAAAGACCCTCAGCGACAAGAGTCGTGA
- a CDS encoding type VII secretion target, translating to MTGFGAVPDELRRTASAIGDVVSGVAGVAFHGPSGDYGHAGVQAGWTEFLGEMEARLKKLRAKAEEHGENLRVAAGVYQESDGEAGRSLGSIGELIGEAGDPIGGTVGGGFAGGRAGTARHDGGFAGVQATGGAPVESAGFMSPERSRELFPESIADRLDPDDERTY from the coding sequence ATGACGGGCTTCGGAGCCGTCCCCGATGAGCTGCGCCGGACCGCGAGCGCGATCGGTGACGTGGTGTCGGGTGTCGCGGGTGTGGCGTTCCACGGGCCGAGCGGCGACTACGGGCACGCGGGTGTCCAGGCGGGCTGGACCGAGTTCCTGGGCGAGATGGAGGCGCGGCTGAAGAAGCTGCGGGCCAAGGCGGAGGAACACGGCGAGAACCTGCGGGTGGCCGCGGGCGTCTACCAGGAGTCCGACGGCGAGGCGGGCCGGTCGCTCGGTAGCATCGGCGAACTGATCGGCGAAGCGGGTGACCCGATCGGCGGCACGGTCGGCGGCGGTTTCGCCGGTGGCCGCGCCGGTACGGCCAGGCATGACGGAGGCTTCGCGGGAGTCCAGGCGACCGGCGGCGCTCCGGTCGAATCCGCCGGGTTCATGAGCCCGGAGCGGTCCCGCGAACTGTTCCCCGAGAGCATCGCCGACCGTCTCGACCCCGACGACGAGCGGACCTACTGA
- the ftsY gene encoding signal recognition particle-docking protein FtsY has product MAENLWFWIILVVVVLLAILLISGLVFARKRRISLTEAEQERESKPPRGGGYQAGGGIALAPGGRKTETAEPPEHPAGERTEVDGQPGVGDDASVPRDAPRRGIVDVGLPEAQAPAPETEVPSVPPPTETPASPPVTEAPQVPAAREPVAVEEPEPVSGRIERLRGRLSKSRSMFGQSLLGLLGAGDLDEDSWQDVEDTLLMADLGASTTTEIVETLRSELTARAVRTSAEARTVLKTVLTDALHPDWDRSVRALAHTVDGTKQPAVVLVAGVNGTGKTTTTGKLARVLVAQGSEVLLGAADTFRAAAADQLQTWSERVGAEVVRGREGADPASVAFDSVKRGVDAGVDAVLIDTAGRLHTKTGLMDELGKVKRVVEKQAKVDEVLLVLDATTGQNGLMQARVFREVVDVTGIVLTKLDGTAKGGIVFQVQRELGVPVKLVGLGEGPDDLAPFEPSAFVDALLG; this is encoded by the coding sequence GTGGCGGAAAACCTCTGGTTCTGGATCATCCTGGTGGTCGTCGTCCTGCTGGCGATCCTCCTCATCAGCGGTCTGGTCTTCGCCCGCAAGCGGCGGATCAGCCTGACCGAGGCGGAGCAGGAGCGCGAGAGCAAGCCGCCGAGAGGTGGCGGCTACCAGGCGGGCGGCGGCATCGCCCTGGCGCCTGGTGGTCGGAAGACCGAGACGGCCGAACCGCCCGAGCACCCCGCCGGTGAGCGCACCGAGGTGGACGGTCAGCCCGGCGTCGGCGACGACGCCTCCGTGCCGCGGGACGCGCCGCGCCGCGGCATCGTCGACGTGGGCCTGCCGGAGGCGCAGGCGCCCGCGCCGGAGACCGAAGTCCCGTCGGTGCCGCCGCCCACCGAGACGCCCGCTTCGCCGCCGGTCACCGAGGCGCCGCAGGTCCCGGCCGCGCGCGAGCCGGTCGCCGTCGAGGAGCCGGAACCGGTCTCGGGGCGGATCGAGCGGCTGCGCGGACGGCTGTCGAAGTCCCGGTCGATGTTCGGGCAGAGCCTGCTGGGTCTGCTCGGCGCGGGTGACCTGGACGAGGATTCGTGGCAGGACGTCGAGGACACGCTGCTGATGGCGGACCTGGGCGCGTCGACGACCACGGAGATCGTCGAGACGTTGCGGTCCGAGCTGACCGCGCGCGCGGTACGCACGTCGGCGGAGGCGCGCACGGTGCTCAAGACCGTGCTGACCGACGCGCTGCACCCGGACTGGGACCGCTCGGTGCGGGCGTTGGCGCACACCGTGGACGGGACGAAACAGCCCGCGGTCGTGCTGGTCGCCGGCGTCAACGGCACCGGCAAGACCACCACGACGGGCAAGCTCGCGCGGGTGCTGGTCGCCCAGGGCAGCGAGGTCCTGCTCGGCGCGGCGGACACCTTCCGTGCCGCGGCGGCCGACCAGCTCCAGACGTGGTCGGAGCGCGTCGGGGCGGAGGTCGTGCGCGGCAGGGAGGGCGCCGATCCGGCGTCGGTCGCGTTCGACTCGGTCAAGCGCGGCGTGGACGCGGGTGTGGACGCGGTCCTGATCGACACGGCGGGCCGCCTGCACACCAAGACGGGCCTGATGGACGAGCTCGGCAAGGTCAAGCGGGTCGTCGAGAAGCAGGCCAAGGTGGATGAGGTGCTGCTCGTGCTCGACGCGACGACCGGGCAGAACGGCCTGATGCAGGCCCGGGTGTTCCGCGAGGTCGTGGACGTCACGGGCATCGTGCTGACCAAGCTCGACGGCACCGCCAAGGGTGGCATCGTGTTCCAGGTGCAGCGGGAACTCGGGGTGCCGGTGAAGCTCGTCGGACTGGGCGAGGGGCCTGACGACCTGGCGCCGTTCGAGCCCTCCGCGTTCGTGGACGCCCTGCTCGGTTGA